From the Pseudomonas marvdashtae genome, the window CTGCTGGAAGGTGGCAATGATATGTTCGACGCTGTCGAGCAACTGGCTCTCGGTCAACTCCAACTCCAGGTGCTGGGGCTCCAGGCCGGTTTCTTCCAGCACTTGCCGCACCAGGCTGACAAGCTTTCCCTGGCGCAATTGGTGCACCGACAGATTGACCGACATCCTGATCGGCGCAAGCCCTTGGCGCTGCCATTCGCATGCCTGCCAACAGGCCTGGCGCAACACGAACTCACCAATCGACCCGATTAGCCCGGTCTCTTCAGCCAAGCCAATGAAATCTCCCGGTGGGACTTGACCCATGGTTGGATGGTCCCAGCGCACCAACGCCTCGGCGCCGTTCAGGCGACCAGTCGCCAGGCACAGCTTGGGCTGATAGAAGACCTTCAGCTGTTTTTCTTCGAGAGCCTTGCGCAACTGGTTTTCCAGTTGCAGCCGCTCCAGCGTGCTGGCCTGCAAACTATCGGTGTAAAACTGAAAGTTATTACCACCCAGGTGCTTGGCATGTTGCATGGCTATGTTTGCCTGGCTGACCAGTGTGGAAACTTCCCGCGCATTGTCAGGCAACAGGCTGATGCCGATGGATGCGCTGATCACCAGCTCGTGGCCATCGACGGTCAGCGGCACGCGCAGCTTGGCCGCCAGCCGGGTCGCCACCCGGGCGAGACTCGAAAGGTTGCCATAGGCGTCGAACAGTACCGCGAACTCGTCGCCGGACAATCGGGCGATGGTGTCGGCTTCGGGCAATGCATTGATCAAGCGCCGGGCCATTTTCTGCAGTAATTGGTCGGCGATGTCATGACCAAGGCTGTCGTTGAGCAGCTTGAAACGGTCCAGGTTGATATGCAGCAACGCCAGGCTCCGCCGCCCGCCCTGGCGCACTCGCTGGTGGGCTTCGTTCAGGCGCTCGCGGAACAGCGAGCGGTTCGCCAACCCGGTCAGCTCATCGTAATGGGTGAGATAACGCATCCGCTCTTCGGACTCGCGTCGAGCCGAAAGATCAGCGAAGAAGCCCACTATATGGCTGACATTTCCCCGAAGGTCTCGCACAACGTTCAATTGCAGCCACTGCGGGTAGAGCTCGCCGTTGGCGCGCGCTTCCACCAGTTCGCCTTGCCAAGTGCCGTGCTGCTTCAAGGCCTGGCGGATGATCGGATAGTGCCGGCGCGCGTCGCGACTGCACGGCAAATCAACCACATTGCAACCCAGCATGTCGGCGATATTGAAGCCCGTCACCCGCGTGAACGCCTGATTGGCCGCAAGCAACGCGTAGTTGGGGTCGAAAATCACGATACCTTCACTGGCGGCCTCAAATACCGTGGCCGCCAGTTGCCGCTGTTGTTCAAGCTCTTTGCTGGCGCTGATGTTTCGCCGGGTGCCGACCATGCGCAGCACCCGACCACTCGCGCTGCGCTCCACCGCCCGGCCGCGATCTTCGATCCAGACCCAATGACCGTCCCCATGGCGCACTCGGTATTCGATCTGATAATCCTCGCTGCGCCCTTTGAGATGCTCGATCAGGGCGCGCTTGAGCGCCGGGAGATCCTGAGGATGCAGGCGCGGAGTGAGGTGACTGAGCATGGCAGTAATGTATTCGGGCTCCAGGCCAAACAGCTCCTTGAGTTGGGTGTGATGGACTTCATCGGTCTGCAGGTTCCAATCCCACAACCCCAGCTCGCTTGCCTTTAGGGCCAGCGCCAGACGCGCTTCACTTTTACTCAGGGCTTGGCTGGCCGCCTCCAGCTCAAGGCTGCGCTGCTCGACCCGCGCCTCCAGCCCAACCTGCGCCGTACGCAGCTGGGCCTCGGCGGAACGGCGTTGTTCGACTTCCCTGCCCAACGCCTCGTTAAGCTGCGAACTACGGGCTTGCGTCTGCTGCAGGTGCTCGATCAGTGCCTGATTCTGGAAGCGTCGCAACATTCCATTTCGTATCACCCGGTTGACCTGCCAGGCCACCACGCTGAGCGACACCAGCACAATCAGCCCGAGCCAACCCCACCCGCGCTGATGCTCATCGCCACCCCAGAAAAGATAACCGATGGCCGGTAGCAGACAGGGCAGCGTAAAGGATAGAAATGCCGGAAGGCTCACGGCATAAGCGACGCTGGCCGAGAGGGTGGCTGCGCCGATCAGCCCAAACACCCATGCCTGTTGCTGAAAGCTGTCGGCCGGCACCAGGGCAATGCCGGCAGCCGCCAACGTCAGACCGGTCATGGCTGAGCCCAACAAAAACATACGCAACCAGACCGGGTGCGCCTGGCGGCTGGGCATCGCCGAATCAAAAGCGGCCACCTGAATCACCCGCAGCGCCACCAGTGACAGCAGCCAGACCAGCCACACACTCACCAGGAAATAACGCGACGGCTCCCACAACAGCGCGGCGCAGACCAGCCCGTTGATCAGCATGAAGAGGGTGGGCAGCAGCGAGCCCTGATATAACAACCTTGTGCGTTCGACCGCCATTTCCGTGGCGTACTGCTTGCAGATGATCCGCGGATCCACACAAGGGCCCGCCAGATCGGAATTGAAGGTCATAGGTGATGTTCTTGTTCTTATTCAAGGATGCATGGTGCATCCGAAACGAGCCCCGAGCATACACAAGCCAAAGGGCATCCCACACTGCTCTCGCTCATAAAAATGCCGAAAAAACTGCCATTTCATTGAGTGCCAGTCGCGTCAAGCCCGACCCGCAAAGGCTTGTAGGCGCTGACCAGCCGGTCATCACCAAACGGTCTTTTATCGGCTGATGCGAAGCTCGGTTTGCCCGGGGTGACGCCGCACCCTAGAATGCTTCGAT encodes:
- a CDS encoding putative bifunctional diguanylate cyclase/phosphodiesterase; the protein is MTFNSDLAGPCVDPRIICKQYATEMAVERTRLLYQGSLLPTLFMLINGLVCAALLWEPSRYFLVSVWLVWLLSLVALRVIQVAAFDSAMPSRQAHPVWLRMFLLGSAMTGLTLAAAGIALVPADSFQQQAWVFGLIGAATLSASVAYAVSLPAFLSFTLPCLLPAIGYLFWGGDEHQRGWGWLGLIVLVSLSVVAWQVNRVIRNGMLRRFQNQALIEHLQQTQARSSQLNEALGREVEQRRSAEAQLRTAQVGLEARVEQRSLELEAASQALSKSEARLALALKASELGLWDWNLQTDEVHHTQLKELFGLEPEYITAMLSHLTPRLHPQDLPALKRALIEHLKGRSEDYQIEYRVRHGDGHWVWIEDRGRAVERSASGRVLRMVGTRRNISASKELEQQRQLAATVFEAASEGIVIFDPNYALLAANQAFTRVTGFNIADMLGCNVVDLPCSRDARRHYPIIRQALKQHGTWQGELVEARANGELYPQWLQLNVVRDLRGNVSHIVGFFADLSARRESEERMRYLTHYDELTGLANRSLFRERLNEAHQRVRQGGRRSLALLHINLDRFKLLNDSLGHDIADQLLQKMARRLINALPEADTIARLSGDEFAVLFDAYGNLSSLARVATRLAAKLRVPLTVDGHELVISASIGISLLPDNAREVSTLVSQANIAMQHAKHLGGNNFQFYTDSLQASTLERLQLENQLRKALEEKQLKVFYQPKLCLATGRLNGAEALVRWDHPTMGQVPPGDFIGLAEETGLIGSIGEFVLRQACWQACEWQRQGLAPIRMSVNLSVHQLRQGKLVSLVRQVLEETGLEPQHLELELTESQLLDSVEHIIATFQQLRDLGVKLAIDDFGTGYSSLSYLKRIPVDYVKIDQAFIRGLGEGGEDAAITRAIIAMAHGLSLKVVAEGVERQEQLDFLRSERCDEVQGYLISRPVEAEGLAGLLRAQHLV